Below is a window of Populus alba chromosome 2, ASM523922v2, whole genome shotgun sequence DNA.
ACACGGGAAACTTCATGGTAGCAAGGCAAGCTGGTGCCAATTTGTGGCAGAGTTTTGATGAACCAACAGATACACTGTTGCCCTCACAAAATCTGAATTTAGGTGCTCAACTAATTGCTCCCTACctggaaaataattattcagATGGAAGATTCAAGTTCATTCTACAAGCTGACGGGAATCTCTTACTGTACACAACACGTTATCCAACAACTACCTCAAATGTTGCTTATTGGTCTACCCAAAGTTCTATAAACATAtgaaattaactagaaaaaaaattgaaataacatcttcaaattaagtttaaaattttgaaacataCAAGCCTTTTTCTAAGGATTGATCATGTCTATCAAATCtataaacataataaagcaaTATATATTCCATGCGATGAACATTCAGAACAaggcatttttgttttgaagtttTGTATTAGATTTGAAGTAGAGATACATactaatatagtaaaaaaatccaCTGGCTCTCTTGTGATGATATATTTGCCTTTTtctctctccattttttttaaagaataaaaaatcataaacattaTCATTTTCGTCAAGAAGAGGGGTGCACCTTGCCATTGCTTGGAATTGGCCGTGCCaggtaggggtgttcaaaaaaaccgaccaaccgattaaaccgagaaaatagagaaaaaattaaccgaaaaaaccgaaccgataaaaaaaccgaataaaccgattaaaaattttaaaaaaaccacccggttcggttcggttccggttttaaaaaacttaaaccgattgaaccgaacTAAATCGAACCTCCCTTCCCTTTGGAACGCATTTCAACAATTTAATTGACTTATTTCAACAATTTAATCTGCCGGCCCCCCCTCCAATACCTTTCCAGCCCACTCAGCattccccttcccttttccccaaaacatTTGACCCcactcaccctcccccttcccttttccccaaaatcTTTCCAGCCcactcaccctcccccttcccttttccccaaaagttttcttttattttattagtttcggtttttctggtttcttaggctaaaaaaccgactcgaaccgaacaaaaccggttcggtttgaaccggttttcggttcggttcgggttatattaacaagaaatggtattttccggttcggttgaatttttatgttaaaaccggaccgaaccggaccgtgaacacccctagtgcCAGGCATGTTAGTACTTTCGCGTACAAAAAGAAGATTGAGTACTggatttccattgatttttaaAAGCTTTTACTAAATCAATTCCACATTGGGTCCATTTTGCAATTTTTAAGTCTTTGGATCCATTCATTTATTGCCCTGGTCCCAAGTCTCTGTTGAACAAACGACTTCCACCGTTTCAAACACCAATGCTTATGTGGTTCATGTTCAATATTCTACCTAATCTTCATCGAAATTTaccatttcaataattttttcaataacatGGACTTGGTCCACCATATGTACCATTGCCTCCTTCAATTAATGAAAAGTACCATATGGACCTTGAATGCAGCTGTTGGGATTTGAAAAGTCTTTGTGTCCAAACCTTCAATTAATGAAATTTGTAGTCTGGAAGCAAGGAAGTTGGTTTCCTAATACTTTAGTTTGacttgaaaaatttataatatattatgagAGTAAATCTCATCTAATCATTTAGCGGCCAGGAGTTGTAATCATTCTTAATACAACCTAATGATTTAAGTTTCTGaccttaaatgatttttaaaatataaaaaatgagacAAGAAAAGCACAAGCAACAGTTGTAGAAAAGAAGAATCTTCATGGCTAATTGATGATTGTGATGAACTTGAAGAATCCATTATACCTTGtttctttaaacaaaaaaaaacacagaggaaTCGAACTACGGATTAAATACTAGTTATAAcggtaaattttttatataacttgtttgaattttagagatttttaattaaaaaaaaagttgtagcATAATCTTAGATCCAAGCAGTTAAAACTATGTAATTGGAGTGGTCAAGAGAAAAGGAAGcttcttattaatttcattagtaatatttattatacaataatataaattatatcttaaaatatcattaatatcttaaatttttttattaaactagttATTTGATATAATACCAAAATTGtattagttaaattattattttaaatttttgctaATTtcctttaacttttaaattgaatttattctttaatatctCTTACCatcaaataagttatttttctcgAGTCCTTTTATTTCTCCGAAAAGGACCATGATATATAACTTTTTTAGAAACCAGTTATTTAACGATATTAAGTATGAAAACACTTCATTTTTGCATTTCTTTCTCCAAGTTCTAGTTGGATTTTCTCAGAAAGACCAGGGTTTTAGAGATTTtcaatgaagaaaatttgtagCACATGCAATCCTAAATTTGTAGACTTATTGctaataatttctcttttttgaacacccctttCTTCACGTTAATATTGGAAAACTTGACTATTGATCAGACTCACAATTTTCTAATGCTTTACTTttacttcattaatttattcatttcatACGTACGCGGATAGTTGGAGACTCATATTTTATTCCAACGCCAATACCCAGCATAAATAGAGAAGAGGGCTTGTGCCCTAAATCATCCAATGTCTTAAAAAACAGTATCTTCACATCATGGATTTTCAACtaccatattgttttttcttccttcttcttctgctgctgcCATTTTCTAGCAATGGTCAGGCTCACAGCAACATATCTTTGGGCTCAGCTCTCACTGCTGCAACTGATAACCTTCCTTGGACTTCACCATCCGGGGAATTTGCTTTTGGATTCCAAAAAGTCGGTGATGCTGGCTACCTACTTGCCATATGGTTCAACAAAATACCCGAAAGAACCATAGTCTGGTCAGCTAATAGAAATGATCTAGTTCAGGAGGGATCAAGAGTACAACTTACCAGAGATGGTGAGTTGGTTCTAAATGATCAATCAGTTTCTGGTGGAAGTGGAGCCGCCTATGCAGCCATGCTGGACACGGGAAACTTCGTGGTAGCAAGCCAAGCTGGTGCCAATTTGTGGCAGAGTTTTGATGAACCAACAGACACACTGTTGCCCACACAAAATCTGAATTTAGGTGCTCAACTAATTGCTCCCTACCTGGAAAAGAATTATTCAGATGGAAGATTCACGTTCATTCTACAAACTGACGGGAATCTCTTATTGTACACAACACGTTATCCAAAAACTGCAGTAAATTATCCTTATTGGTCTACCCAGGATTCTATTGGAAGCGGTTCTAGGGTGGTCTTTAACCAGTCTGGCTATATGTACCTCGTAGCCAAAAATGGCTCCATGCTTAATTCGGTATTCTCTAATCCGGTATCAATCCAAGATTTCTACTTGAGGGCAACCCTGGACTATGATGGAGTTCTTAGGCAATATGCTTATCCAAAGACTGCTTCCAGTAGCAGAAGGTGGCCTAAGGCCTGGACGACTTTGCCAAACTTCATACCCTCAAATATCTGCGTGGTAATTAGGGGACCAGTAGGCAGTGGAGCTTGCGGCTTCAACAGCTATTGCATGTTAGGAGATGACCAAAAACCAAGATGCAAGTGTCCTCCTGGTTACACTTTCTTCGATCCAAATGATGAGAGGAAGGGATGCAAGAGAAACTTTATTTCACAGGATTGTGACCATCCATCGCAAGAAATAGATAGCTTTGAGATCAGGGATATGCTTAACACAAACTTTCCATATActgattatgatgattttctTTCAGTGGACGAGGATTGGTGCAGACAAGCTTGCTTGAGTGACTGCTATTGTGCTGTTGCCACTTATAACAGTGGACACTGTTGGAAGAAGACAGGCCCTCTCTCGAATGGGGTAACAGATCCAAGTATTGGTGATAAAGCCCTGCTGAAAGTAAGGAAAGGTAACTGGACTGCCGGTTCAAGTGCAAAGAAGAGTGATCGATCAACTTTGATCACAACAGGATCGGTGCTTTTAGGTAGCTCCATCTTTCTAATTGTTCTCTCTCTGCTAGGAATCTACGTGTTCTTTACTCGATGgaaccaacaaaaacaaaagatggtACCGCAACTCCATGTCATGCCAGAAATGAATCTGCAGAATTTTACTTGCAATGAGCTGGAAACAGCTACAGGAGGATTCAAGGAAGAACTTGGTAGGGGTGCTTTTGGAATTGTTTACAGAGGGGCACTAGCCAACGAAGACAAACCGCTCATCGCTGTAAAGAAATTAGATAAGATGGCGGGGGAGGGCGACACAGAATTCAATACAGAAGTGAAAGTTATTGGCAGAACAAATCACAAGAATCTGGTTCAACTTGTTGGATTCTGTAACGAAGGGCAAAATCGCCTTCTGGTCTACGAGTACATGAGCAGTGGCTCCTTGTCCAACTACATATTTGGATATTCAAGGCCTAGTTGGCACCGAAGAATGCAAATTGCTTTCGGTATAGCCAGAGGGCTCCTTTACCTCCATGAAGAATGCAGCTCCCAGATAATCCATTGTGATATCAAGCCTCAAAATATCCTCCTCGACGAATCTCTTAACGCCAGGATTTCAGATTTCGGACTAGCCAAGCTGTTGAAGACGGACCAATCCAAAACAACGACAGCAATCAGGGGGACGAAAGGGTATGTAGCTCCTGAATGGTTCAAGAACCTGCCTGTCACAACCAAAGTAGATACCTACAGCTTTGGCATTCTCTTGCTGGAGCTAGTTTGCTGCAGAAAGAACTTTGAGATTAATGCAATGCAAGAAGATCAGATAGTTCTTGCAGACTGGGCATGTGATTGCCTGAAAGAAGGAAAGTTGAACCTTTtagtagaagaagatgaagaggcaATGGAAGACATGAAAAGGGTAGAGAGGTTTGTGATGGTTGCAATTTGGTGCATTCAGGAGGAACCATCTTTAAGACCTGGAATGAAGAAAGTTGTGCAGATGTTAGAAGGAGGTGTTCAAGTCTCTGTTCCTCCTGATCCTTCATCATTTATCAGCACAATCTAAATCCTTTTTGtacacatatatatatccaGAAACTAAGGCCAATGAATGTTACCTATCTAGCCTGCATTGAATAATCTGTAGTTCCTTGTATTGAATAATCTGTAGTTCCTATATTATTTCAGGCATCATGTGTTAGTCGACCTTGCACAATAAGACTTAAAACGCAtgctttcaattattattttttctttttttgttcacgagtaataaacaaaataaaagatttaaaatgaatataaaagcaaaccgaatataattagatatttttttcttgatttacttTTAGGatgttatattataaaattcaggatgttaaatataatttctcagcaaaaaaatgaaaatcaattttttttttaattactttttcagatatttttaattaagaaaaaacttgtagCACAATTCTAAATCCTAGAAGTGAAAACATTATATCTTGTGATATCATCTAATATTGGCCTggaatgatataaataaaaatttaaaatcttaaataataatttttgtttttaaattgaacaataaattactttttacgAATTATTTCTTTGTCCGAGatttattagaattttatatatatattgaaaggttttttttcctctccaaGATTTAGTggaattttctataaaaaaaataatctaaaatgtataaattGTTAGGATTTTAGAGATTTTCAATAAAGAAAACTTTTATAATTGAAGTGGTCAAAAGAAGGAAGCTTCTGATTAATTTCAATGAAGTGGTCATACTATTCTTCTTTTGATGCCacaatcagacaaaaacaaaaccactaGCACCGACTGATCCTGTGTTGAAATTGCTCTTTGATGCTGCTTTTTTAGGACGAAGTATGGTTCAAGTTAAGCTGCATTATTGGGTGAGGAAATTAAGATAAGATAGGATAAAACAAGGTGAAATCGTACTTATTAatcaataatatgttttttaaaattaatcccTAAATGGATATGATAATTATTGCACGTCACTCGCGTGGTGTTTGTTTACTTGGTTCGttaggagtcaccacctaatatttaattaaaggcTACTAGAAAACCTGAATGTACTGGTCTTCTCAAATATTCACAGGGACTGGAAGTCCAATGTCCTAacagtttatatataaaacagagAGAGGAAGAGGGTTGGAAATGCAATTTCatagttagtttttttcttttttctttttcaagaagGAACCATCTTGTTTGTCACAAGCCGTGCACAGAAGAGGAAAAACCGATAACATGTTGGGTATATCAAAAGGGCTAATACAAAAGAAATGGTTTCATGTTGTAGtgaaatggtttttattttattatgtgataaaaaaatataaaaaccaatcTCTAGTCAACTCAACACGAAATAAtgataaagtttaataaaaattcaatatcaaagaatataattgaaaaaaaaaaccataaaaaattaaagggacaaAACAACCAAGAGCGTGAGCTTGAAatagacaaaacaaaaaccactaGTACCGCTAATAACATGTCTTTTTTGCATGGGTCTATCACACAGTCCTCTCTTCACGTTAATATATATTGGAAGAGTTGACCATTGAAAATTACAATCACCAAATGTTTGACTCATTAATGCGGCGATAAGCATTTTCTGAAGACGTAAACAGGAAGCTGCTATGTTTTGTCCTCCAgtcaaatattgataatttatttcagtttttttatagtttaccCGACCGGGATTTAGCCACATAACTTGACtcaatttagatattattttgttatttttaaaaaaatattattttaatttttttaaaattaaataatatatttacataGTTGATCAggtgagggtttttttttttttattaaatcaattaagtTAACTTTtactagtttaatttaaaaactaactgGTTTAGTTTCacagataaatataaaaatttgatattagttaaaatttatttaccaaaaagaaaaaaatcataaagacaAAGAAAGTCTTTGCCATCTTCATTTGATACGCGCAAGGTTTTCGGCATTAGTTTATTCTCATGCATGAAAAAAAGATTCGAAATTAGTTGAAATCTTATCTTTATCACAAGGGAAAAATACAATCACATAAAGAAAGTCTTTGCCATATTCATTTGATACCAAGTCAATTcagatatttaatttgaaatctaaCTAGTTTAATGCAGATAAATGCATTGACCGTTTAATAACTGGAAGGTTTTTAGCATTAGTTTATTCTCATGCATGAAAAAAAGATTCGAATTTATCACAAGGGAAAAATACAATCacataattggatttttaattgaatttatagaggatttgagtgaaagaaaatttgatttttatgtcaatttgggctttaattagaagaaatttaagttctggggccaagatatattttttaggaatttattgggtcaaatcaggggcttaattgcataaatattgaagtttaatggccaattaggggt
It encodes the following:
- the LOC118032018 gene encoding G-type lectin S-receptor-like serine/threonine-protein kinase LECRK2 — encoded protein: MDFQLPYCFFFLLLLLLPFSSNGQAHSNISLGSALTAATDNLPWTSPSGEFAFGFQKVGDAGYLLAIWFNKIPERTIVWSANRNDLVQEGSRVQLTRDGELVLNDQSVSGGSGAAYAAMLDTGNFVVASQAGANLWQSFDEPTDTLLPTQNLNLGAQLIAPYLEKNYSDGRFTFILQTDGNLLLYTTRYPKTAVNYPYWSTQDSIGSGSRVVFNQSGYMYLVAKNGSMLNSVFSNPVSIQDFYLRATLDYDGVLRQYAYPKTASSSRRWPKAWTTLPNFIPSNICVVIRGPVGSGACGFNSYCMLGDDQKPRCKCPPGYTFFDPNDERKGCKRNFISQDCDHPSQEIDSFEIRDMLNTNFPYTDYDDFLSVDEDWCRQACLSDCYCAVATYNSGHCWKKTGPLSNGVTDPSIGDKALLKVRKGNWTAGSSAKKSDRSTLITTGSVLLGSSIFLIVLSLLGIYVFFTRWNQQKQKMVPQLHVMPEMNLQNFTCNELETATGGFKEELGRGAFGIVYRGALANEDKPLIAVKKLDKMAGEGDTEFNTEVKVIGRTNHKNLVQLVGFCNEGQNRLLVYEYMSSGSLSNYIFGYSRPSWHRRMQIAFGIARGLLYLHEECSSQIIHCDIKPQNILLDESLNARISDFGLAKLLKTDQSKTTTAIRGTKGYVAPEWFKNLPVTTKVDTYSFGILLLELVCCRKNFEINAMQEDQIVLADWACDCLKEGKLNLLVEEDEEAMEDMKRVERFVMVAIWCIQEEPSLRPGMKKVVQMLEGGVQVSVPPDPSSFISTI